In Pyxidicoccus trucidator, a genomic segment contains:
- a CDS encoding DUF1304 domain-containing protein, whose amino-acid sequence MKLLANIMVGFVALLHVGFMVLEMFFWDHAVGEKVFKLPREVLHSSAVLAANQGLYNGFLAAGLGWALATGRRDVKLFFLGCVLVAGVFGGFTSKVSILFVQAMPALLALVLVLLSSPKAQSH is encoded by the coding sequence ATGAAACTGCTTGCCAACATCATGGTGGGCTTCGTAGCCCTCTTGCACGTCGGGTTCATGGTCCTGGAGATGTTCTTCTGGGACCACGCCGTGGGCGAAAAGGTGTTCAAGCTGCCGCGCGAGGTGCTGCATTCCTCGGCGGTGCTGGCCGCCAACCAGGGCCTCTACAACGGCTTCCTGGCCGCGGGTCTGGGCTGGGCGCTGGCCACGGGCAGACGCGATGTGAAGCTGTTCTTCCTGGGCTGCGTGCTGGTCGCGGGCGTCTTCGGCGGCTTTACCTCCAAGGTCTCCATCCTGTTCGTACAGGCGATGCCGGCGTTGCTGGCACTGGTACTGGTGCTGCTGTCGTCACCGAAGGCGCAGTCCCACTGA
- a CDS encoding DUF1801 domain-containing protein, whose product MQSKATTVDQYLASLPEDRRAALSAVRKVILDNLDKSYEEGMQYGMIGYYVPHKVFPAGYHCDPKQPLPFASLASQKSHMAVYLMCNYGQPEQEKWFREAWAKTGKKLDMGKSCVRFKKLEDVALDVIGEAIRRSPAKAYIQHYESVIRPPEKKKAPGAEKSKPAAKKKPAAKKKPAAKKKPAAKKRAASSGAGRG is encoded by the coding sequence ATGCAGAGCAAAGCCACCACCGTTGACCAGTACCTCGCCTCGCTTCCGGAGGACCGCCGTGCGGCGCTCTCCGCCGTGCGCAAGGTCATCCTCGACAACCTCGATAAGAGCTACGAGGAGGGCATGCAGTACGGGATGATTGGTTACTACGTCCCGCACAAGGTGTTCCCTGCGGGCTACCACTGCGATCCGAAGCAGCCGCTGCCGTTCGCATCGCTGGCCTCGCAGAAGAGCCACATGGCCGTCTACCTGATGTGCAACTACGGCCAGCCTGAGCAGGAGAAGTGGTTCCGCGAGGCGTGGGCGAAGACGGGCAAGAAGCTCGACATGGGCAAGTCGTGCGTGCGCTTCAAGAAGCTCGAGGACGTCGCGCTCGACGTGATTGGCGAGGCCATCCGCCGTTCGCCCGCGAAGGCGTACATCCAGCACTACGAGTCCGTCATCCGGCCGCCGGAGAAGAAGAAGGCGCCGGGCGCCGAGAAGAGCAAGCCGGCGGCGAAGAAGAAGCCGGCGGCGAAGAAGAAGCCGGCGGCGAAGAAGAAGCCGGCGGCGAAGAAGCGCGCGGCGTCTTCCGGCGCTGGACGGGGATGA
- a CDS encoding lanthionine synthetase LanC family protein: MLHLVGVCPKEAALEGAISALAYERTLFSTEHHNWLDMRGHRPEQRQEQAPPANSPAAWCNGTPDIGMSRFRMPSDFRR; the protein is encoded by the coding sequence ATGCTCCACCTTGTTGGCGTGTGCCCAAAGGAGGCTGCACTGGAAGGAGCTATCTCTGCCCTGGCCTATGAACGTACCTTGTTCTCCACGGAGCACCACAACTGGCTGGATATGCGTGGACACCGGCCTGAGCAACGACAGGAGCAAGCCCCGCCTGCCAACTCCCCCGCCGCCTGGTGCAATGGCACTCCAGACATCGGAATGTCACGGTTTCGGATGCCCTCGGACTTCCGACGGTGA
- a CDS encoding CARDB domain-containing protein, producing the protein MAIPRQRLRRTSFLLAFLLFASGCLPTTDAPAPDAPESALRARNTPSSRLTYTHVRAERSGTPGPSDILSWIDKVQDLRDYVKDYNRCAGEGFNKPGCTAKDMTWKGICLLLSWQVGDIGDIIDLGIGIPVDKLCLGEPTLKCCKYEPATETSCHTAFNTRAPINCEGNDTRPFAQSYGECLAANRYEGDPGCYCDYIPACVSSGPVVERPDAGAWRFNQLGVGLANAIAAGPDALIRRQPGNFVDYVSFVGTCPHREVILTGAPFSKPDEFPPGYPLSPAYHESDNVPEARYLRGLTTLAIQRVFAGIPNLQARWNAISSRYWTEPEKAAYLANIPDPESVLKGCVGEFGVDMLRKAYPGEYLLLAAPLQGETEPDCPDGWVGGAAICAAASLSMTASTSEATVTLVPTVQDPNPSGNVDGTYAVQLDWGDGFVEGRAYGVSEPSTHAWTHTFEAAGTYTVTARIINASGLVGETTAQVTVTEGSGQPVRRSVESVQFALEASVTAYIHGRIRVDVEGIDAEGKVHKLGYHWVPLTGAGWTNVTVPITTVLNHDGLTDLQSFRLKPSHYDGNSVSLRVLRLSGVTLNLHASPGMSPQSRTYVLTNRDVKVYASGVSVPTAPLVERGTGRLELPLMNAEIVIDLPASTEPDPEASHGCRPVYGTDTPLMRTANGGCEDIASGLVFAVLPAYSNWHDAIWDSSVPGSAPPDAHDYGRLNEYPGGYPVLQGPDTSAAAYCHELSQGGFNDWRLPSEAELARVTSASRAGAYFPHAVSEYAWTTWSWDTATAVLLSLSSGARNYASKATGSYRVVCVRSAPPPIEHACRVPADGEQLFVTGSGGCMDTRAAGLVWSRASVPVKTWHAAVWGSELAGNASPDVDDGARANDYTGGFVPGIPDASLENYCHSLVEGGFSDWRLPTSAELRSVSGSAWAVKYFAFDTNDYFWSASTDTTAGIAGLSIHLGSAGFGYDAKTAYRRVVCVRTPVSVVAADLTPTAFIGPAAAATRQTVSLSWTVTNQGSVGAMPTWRDAIYLSRDTYPSSTDRLMLEEYRSTLLAPGASYTVTKSLTLPGVPAGDYFLLLRVDSTAVLVEKDDGNNGWTALPITVTNPDLAITSFSGPSVAAVQQRVPISWTVTNAGTASAYSPWQDYVYLSTDATFGGGDVPVTYPLSSGVLAPGASYTVTNTVAVPNVPAGNYFLLLRVDNHGELYESDETNNTWTALPITVTNPDLAVTAFSGPSAAEAREPVSFTWTVTNAGTEVAHPEWYDYVYLSTDETYDSGDTSVTIGVRTSALAPGESYTVTKSVALPNVPAGNYFLLLRVDRNGVLHEPNETNNTWTALPISLRAADLVPGGLSAPASARAGSSISLTWSVSNGSVDVDAHPSWADYVYLSKDATCCTGDTSLTNVSRSTVVAPGASYSLTRTVTLPATLTPGGYNLILSVDRNGSLPETNEENNLVVVPFTVDP; encoded by the coding sequence ATGGCCATTCCCAGACAACGGCTCCGCCGGACGAGCTTCCTCCTCGCGTTCCTCCTCTTCGCGTCCGGTTGTCTGCCGACGACGGACGCCCCCGCTCCCGACGCCCCTGAGTCCGCCTTGCGCGCACGTAACACCCCCAGTTCGCGGCTCACGTACACCCATGTGCGCGCGGAGCGGAGTGGAACGCCAGGGCCGTCGGACATTCTCAGCTGGATAGACAAGGTGCAGGACCTGAGGGACTACGTCAAAGACTACAACCGGTGCGCGGGAGAGGGCTTCAACAAGCCTGGCTGCACCGCGAAGGACATGACCTGGAAGGGCATCTGCCTGCTGCTGTCCTGGCAGGTAGGCGACATCGGCGACATCATCGATTTGGGCATCGGTATTCCCGTCGACAAATTGTGCCTGGGCGAACCGACGCTCAAGTGCTGCAAGTACGAGCCAGCCACGGAGACGAGCTGTCACACCGCCTTCAACACGAGAGCGCCTATCAACTGCGAGGGCAATGATACCCGCCCCTTCGCGCAGTCCTACGGCGAGTGCCTCGCTGCCAACCGCTACGAGGGAGACCCGGGCTGCTATTGCGACTACATCCCTGCGTGCGTCAGCTCCGGCCCAGTGGTCGAGCGGCCAGACGCGGGCGCATGGCGCTTCAATCAGCTTGGTGTGGGGCTCGCCAATGCCATCGCGGCAGGCCCGGACGCGCTCATCCGGCGGCAGCCGGGGAACTTCGTGGACTATGTCAGCTTCGTCGGCACCTGTCCGCACCGGGAGGTCATCCTCACGGGAGCCCCCTTCTCGAAGCCAGATGAGTTCCCGCCGGGCTACCCGCTGAGCCCCGCCTACCACGAGAGTGACAACGTCCCGGAGGCCCGCTACCTGCGCGGGCTCACCACGCTCGCCATCCAACGCGTGTTCGCGGGCATCCCGAACCTCCAGGCCCGATGGAACGCCATCTCCTCGCGCTACTGGACGGAGCCGGAGAAGGCGGCGTACCTCGCCAACATCCCGGACCCGGAATCCGTGCTGAAGGGCTGTGTGGGCGAGTTCGGCGTGGACATGCTCCGCAAAGCCTATCCGGGGGAGTATCTGCTGCTCGCGGCGCCCCTCCAGGGGGAGACCGAGCCCGACTGTCCCGACGGTTGGGTAGGTGGGGCCGCCATCTGCGCCGCAGCGTCGCTCAGCATGACAGCGAGTACCTCGGAGGCCACGGTGACGCTGGTGCCCACGGTGCAGGACCCGAACCCAAGCGGCAACGTCGATGGAACCTACGCCGTGCAGCTCGACTGGGGCGATGGCTTCGTGGAGGGCCGCGCCTATGGCGTGTCCGAGCCGTCCACCCACGCGTGGACGCACACGTTCGAGGCGGCCGGCACCTACACGGTGACGGCGCGCATCATCAACGCGTCCGGACTGGTGGGAGAGACCACCGCCCAGGTGACAGTGACCGAGGGCTCCGGCCAGCCTGTGCGGCGCTCGGTGGAGAGCGTCCAGTTCGCACTGGAGGCCTCCGTGACCGCGTACATCCACGGGCGCATCCGCGTGGACGTGGAGGGCATTGACGCGGAGGGCAAGGTCCACAAGCTGGGCTATCACTGGGTGCCGCTGACCGGTGCGGGCTGGACGAATGTCACCGTTCCCATCACCACGGTGTTGAACCATGACGGCCTCACGGACCTCCAGTCGTTCCGACTGAAGCCGAGCCACTACGATGGTAACTCTGTCTCGCTGCGCGTGCTGCGGCTGTCAGGCGTGACCCTGAACCTGCACGCTTCGCCGGGCATGTCGCCGCAGTCGCGCACGTACGTGCTGACGAACCGGGACGTGAAGGTCTATGCGTCCGGGGTCTCGGTCCCCACCGCGCCGCTGGTGGAGCGAGGGACGGGCAGGTTGGAGTTGCCGCTGATGAACGCGGAGATCGTCATCGACCTGCCGGCCAGCACGGAGCCGGACCCCGAGGCGAGCCATGGCTGCCGGCCGGTGTATGGCACGGACACTCCGCTGATGCGGACGGCCAATGGTGGCTGCGAAGACATCGCCAGCGGGCTGGTCTTCGCCGTCCTCCCGGCCTACAGCAACTGGCACGACGCCATCTGGGACTCGTCCGTTCCAGGCAGCGCCCCCCCGGATGCACATGACTACGGCCGACTCAATGAATACCCGGGCGGATACCCCGTCTTGCAGGGGCCGGATACCTCTGCCGCGGCCTATTGTCATGAGCTGAGCCAGGGTGGTTTCAACGACTGGCGATTGCCCTCCGAGGCGGAACTGGCCAGGGTGACGAGCGCCTCCAGGGCCGGGGCCTACTTCCCTCACGCCGTCTCGGAATACGCCTGGACCACATGGAGCTGGGACACTGCGACCGCCGTGCTGCTCTCGCTCTCGTCGGGCGCCAGGAACTATGCCAGCAAGGCGACCGGCTCCTACCGTGTCGTCTGCGTGCGGAGCGCGCCTCCACCCATCGAGCATGCCTGTCGGGTGCCCGCCGACGGCGAGCAGCTCTTCGTGACGGGAAGCGGAGGCTGCATGGATACGCGTGCTGCAGGACTCGTGTGGAGCCGGGCCTCGGTGCCCGTGAAGACGTGGCACGCCGCCGTGTGGGGCTCCGAGCTGGCGGGCAACGCGTCGCCGGACGTGGACGATGGAGCACGCGCGAATGACTACACCGGTGGATTCGTTCCGGGCATCCCGGATGCTTCGCTGGAGAACTACTGCCATTCGCTGGTGGAGGGCGGATTCAGCGACTGGCGCCTGCCCACCTCGGCAGAGCTCCGGAGCGTGAGCGGCAGCGCCTGGGCGGTGAAGTACTTCGCCTTCGACACGAACGACTACTTCTGGAGCGCGTCCACCGACACCACGGCTGGCATCGCCGGTCTGAGCATCCACTTGGGTAGCGCTGGCTTCGGGTATGACGCGAAGACGGCGTATCGGCGAGTGGTCTGTGTGCGGACTCCGGTTTCCGTTGTGGCCGCGGACCTGACGCCTACAGCCTTCATCGGGCCTGCCGCGGCGGCGACACGGCAGACGGTCTCCTTATCCTGGACCGTCACGAATCAGGGCTCGGTGGGGGCCATGCCGACGTGGCGCGACGCCATCTACCTGTCGCGTGACACGTACCCCAGCAGCACCGACAGGCTGATGCTGGAAGAGTATCGGAGTACGCTGCTCGCGCCGGGTGCCAGCTATACCGTCACGAAGTCTTTGACCTTGCCGGGCGTGCCAGCGGGTGACTACTTCCTGCTCCTGCGCGTCGACAGCACTGCCGTGCTGGTGGAGAAGGACGATGGGAACAACGGGTGGACCGCGCTGCCCATCACCGTGACGAACCCCGACCTGGCCATCACCTCGTTCAGTGGGCCGTCGGTGGCCGCGGTCCAGCAGCGGGTGCCCATCAGCTGGACGGTCACCAATGCGGGTACGGCCAGCGCATACTCCCCCTGGCAAGACTACGTCTACCTCTCCACGGACGCGACGTTCGGTGGGGGAGACGTTCCGGTGACGTACCCGCTGAGCTCGGGCGTGTTGGCGCCTGGGGCGAGCTATACCGTTACGAATACCGTGGCCGTGCCGAACGTTCCCGCCGGGAACTACTTCCTGCTCCTCCGAGTCGACAATCACGGTGAACTCTACGAGTCGGACGAGACGAACAACACCTGGACCGCGCTGCCCATCACCGTGACGAACCCCGACCTGGCGGTCACCGCGTTCAGTGGACCCTCGGCGGCCGAGGCCCGGGAGCCCGTGTCCTTCACGTGGACGGTCACCAACGCGGGCACGGAGGTCGCGCATCCGGAGTGGTATGACTACGTCTACCTCTCCACGGACGAGACATACGACAGCGGGGACACGTCGGTGACGATCGGGGTTCGCACGAGCGCGCTGGCACCGGGCGAGAGCTACACCGTCACGAAGTCCGTGGCCCTGCCGAACGTTCCCGCCGGGAATTACTTCCTGCTCCTTCGGGTGGACCGCAACGGTGTGCTCCACGAGCCGAATGAGACGAACAACACCTGGACCGCGCTGCCCATCAGCCTCCGCGCCGCGGACCTCGTCCCAGGGGGGCTGTCGGCTCCGGCCTCGGCACGGGCGGGGTCCTCCATCAGCCTGACCTGGAGCGTGAGCAATGGCTCGGTGGACGTCGATGCGCATCCGAGCTGGGCGGATTACGTCTATCTCTCCAAGGACGCGACCTGCTGCACGGGGGATACGTCGCTCACGAACGTGTCGCGCTCGACGGTGGTGGCGCCAGGGGCGAGCTATTCCCTCACCAGGACCGTCACGCTGCCGGCGACTCTGACGCCCGGTGGCTACAACCTCATCCTGTCGGTGGACAGGAACGGCTCGCTCCCCGAGACGAACGAAGAGAACAACCTGGTCGTCGTTCCCTTCACCGTCGACCCGTAG
- a CDS encoding PQQ-dependent sugar dehydrogenase, with translation MRTLSMPIIVAALLAGCNKDPDPTPTPQDSGVSQQDAGVPQEEPLPTGPPVPQGPPNVPEFDPAFPGQTRVPAIQSQTAIQVTEIASGFRNPWAIAFLPDQRMLVTEKPTGSLYIVTPQGAKSPAVAGLPAVDGRGQGGLLDVEVGPDYAQSQLIYWTYSEPRQGGNGLAVARAKLVEGAQPRVEGVQVIFRMMPTLESTLHSGGRLVFTPDGKLFVTLGERSILAGRVQARDVTSHFGKVVRIHPDGSVPQDNPFVNTAGAKPEIWSVGHRNILSAALDGQNRLWTVEMGPRGGDELNRPEAGKDYGWPTIGYGEEYSGAPIHESPEGLGMEQPVYYWDPVISPSGMTIYTGSLFPEWRNNVFIGGLSSQALLRLMMRNDRIVGEEHLLKDRNERIREVVQGPDGALYLLTDATNGKLLKVTPR, from the coding sequence ATGCGAACCCTCTCGATGCCCATCATCGTCGCCGCCCTCCTCGCCGGCTGTAACAAGGACCCGGACCCCACGCCAACGCCCCAAGACTCGGGCGTCTCGCAGCAGGACGCGGGCGTCCCGCAGGAAGAGCCGCTTCCCACCGGCCCCCCGGTCCCGCAGGGTCCGCCCAACGTGCCCGAGTTCGATCCGGCCTTCCCCGGGCAGACACGCGTCCCGGCCATCCAATCGCAGACGGCCATCCAGGTCACTGAGATTGCCTCCGGCTTCAGGAACCCGTGGGCCATCGCCTTCCTGCCCGACCAGCGCATGCTCGTGACGGAGAAGCCCACCGGCTCGCTCTACATCGTCACTCCGCAGGGCGCGAAGTCCCCCGCCGTCGCGGGGCTGCCCGCCGTGGATGGCCGTGGTCAGGGGGGCCTGCTCGACGTGGAGGTCGGTCCCGACTACGCGCAGAGCCAGCTCATCTACTGGACCTATTCCGAGCCACGACAGGGCGGCAACGGGCTGGCGGTGGCGCGCGCGAAGCTCGTGGAGGGCGCGCAACCTCGCGTGGAGGGTGTTCAGGTCATCTTCCGCATGATGCCCACGCTCGAGTCGACGCTGCACTCCGGGGGACGGCTGGTGTTCACCCCTGACGGCAAGCTGTTCGTCACGCTTGGAGAGCGCTCCATCCTCGCAGGCCGGGTGCAGGCGCGGGACGTGACGAGCCACTTCGGCAAGGTGGTCCGCATCCATCCCGACGGCTCCGTGCCCCAGGACAACCCGTTCGTGAACACCGCGGGAGCGAAGCCGGAAATCTGGTCGGTGGGCCACCGCAACATCCTGTCGGCGGCGCTCGACGGCCAGAACCGGCTGTGGACGGTGGAGATGGGGCCACGCGGGGGTGACGAACTCAACCGGCCCGAGGCGGGCAAGGACTACGGCTGGCCCACCATCGGGTATGGCGAGGAGTACTCCGGCGCGCCCATCCACGAGAGCCCCGAGGGCCTGGGCATGGAGCAGCCCGTGTACTACTGGGACCCGGTGATTTCCCCCTCGGGGATGACCATCTACACGGGGAGCCTGTTCCCCGAGTGGCGGAACAACGTCTTCATTGGAGGACTGTCCAGCCAGGCACTGCTGAGGCTCATGATGCGGAATGACCGCATCGTGGGCGAGGAGCATCTCCTCAAGGACCGGAACGAGCGCATCCGCGAGGTGGTGCAGGGGCCCGACGGCGCCCTCTACCTGCTCACCGACGCCACCAACGGCAAGCTGCTCAAGGTCACACCGCGCTGA
- a CDS encoding MFS transporter: MHAFWKRNTALFLGSQALSLLGSSLVQYALLWQVTLQTRSSVMMTLYIVAGFLPTFLLSPFAGVWADRYDRRKLIALADAMIALVTLALAVVFTLRGTELWLFFLAAAIRSVGTAVQQPAVGSLLPQLVPEDRLMRVNGIQSTLHSVNMLGAPALAGFLMSVAPLQVLFYVDAVTAALAIAILTFFVRVEARPRAPVQDGASQLGEIRDGFRYIRGHAHLVPFFGYLGFILVLITPAAFLTPLQTARSFGGEVWRLTAIEMVFSVGMMLGGTALAVRSGSSNRMRTMVASTLIMGASTVALGVVPHFGVYLAFMGLFGVALPFYNTPATVMLQEHVEPVYLGRVFSVLTMLSTALMPLSMVLFGPLAEVVAIERILQVTGVLVLLLGLLAPLHRRLMSFGEPKRTPGESQDSTGMTA; encoded by the coding sequence ATGCACGCCTTCTGGAAGCGCAACACGGCCCTCTTCCTGGGCAGCCAGGCCCTCTCGCTGCTCGGCTCCTCCCTGGTGCAGTACGCGCTCCTGTGGCAGGTGACGCTGCAGACGCGCTCGAGCGTCATGATGACGCTCTATATCGTGGCCGGCTTCCTGCCCACCTTCCTCCTCTCGCCCTTCGCGGGCGTCTGGGCCGACCGGTACGACCGTCGCAAGCTCATCGCCCTCGCTGATGCGATGATTGCGCTGGTGACCCTGGCGCTGGCCGTGGTGTTCACGCTGCGCGGCACGGAGTTGTGGCTCTTCTTCCTGGCCGCGGCGATCCGCTCCGTGGGCACGGCCGTTCAGCAGCCAGCGGTGGGCTCGCTGCTGCCGCAGTTGGTGCCCGAGGACCGGCTGATGCGGGTCAACGGCATCCAGAGCACCCTCCACTCGGTCAACATGCTGGGGGCGCCTGCGCTCGCCGGCTTCCTCATGTCTGTAGCCCCCCTGCAGGTGCTCTTCTACGTCGACGCGGTGACCGCGGCCCTGGCCATCGCCATCCTGACCTTCTTCGTCCGGGTAGAGGCTCGCCCCCGCGCGCCGGTACAGGATGGGGCCTCGCAGTTGGGGGAGATCCGCGACGGCTTCCGGTACATCCGCGGCCACGCGCACCTGGTGCCGTTCTTCGGCTACCTGGGCTTCATCCTGGTGCTCATCACCCCGGCCGCGTTCCTCACGCCGCTGCAGACGGCGCGGAGCTTTGGGGGCGAGGTCTGGCGGCTGACGGCCATCGAGATGGTCTTCTCGGTGGGCATGATGTTGGGAGGCACCGCGCTTGCCGTGCGGAGCGGCTCCAGCAACCGCATGCGGACGATGGTCGCCTCCACCCTCATCATGGGCGCGAGCACCGTGGCCCTCGGCGTGGTGCCCCACTTCGGCGTGTACCTGGCGTTCATGGGACTCTTCGGCGTGGCACTGCCGTTCTACAACACGCCCGCCACAGTCATGCTCCAGGAGCACGTGGAGCCGGTCTACCTGGGCCGTGTCTTCAGCGTGCTGACCATGCTCTCCACCGCGCTGATGCCGCTGTCCATGGTGCTCTTCGGCCCCCTGGCGGAGGTGGTCGCCATCGAGCGGATCCTGCAGGTCACCGGCGTGCTGGTGCTCCTCCTCGGACTGCTCGCGCCGCTACACCGCCGGCTGATGTCCTTCGGCGAGCCCAAGCGGACTCCTGGTGAGTCCCAGGACTCGACCGGGATGACGGCGTGA
- a CDS encoding SDR family NAD(P)-dependent oxidoreductase: protein MSNEKTTAIALITGASRGIGKSTALALAARGVDVIVTYVSAEKEATDVVQAIRGTGRKAVALRLDLTQVGTFDAFVADVKRQLSSVWSRDTFDFLVNNGGSGGFSAFSETSEAAFDTLVDVHFKGPFFLTQKLLPVLADGGRIVNVSTGLTRYAVSGVAVYSAVKSALEVLTRALALELGPRRINVNAVAPGGIATDFGGGLMRDEQFQKVVAGETPLGRVGEPEDVADVIASLLSKDTRWITGQRVEVTGGYRL, encoded by the coding sequence ATGTCGAACGAGAAGACCACCGCCATTGCCCTCATCACTGGCGCCAGCCGAGGCATCGGCAAGAGCACCGCGCTTGCCCTCGCTGCGCGCGGCGTCGACGTCATCGTCACCTACGTTTCCGCCGAGAAGGAGGCGACCGACGTCGTGCAAGCCATCCGCGGCACGGGGCGCAAGGCCGTTGCGCTGCGGCTCGACCTCACCCAGGTTGGAACCTTTGACGCGTTCGTAGCTGACGTGAAGCGACAGCTCTCGTCGGTGTGGTCGCGCGACACGTTCGACTTCCTCGTCAACAACGGTGGCTCGGGAGGCTTCTCGGCCTTCAGCGAGACGTCCGAGGCGGCGTTCGACACGCTCGTCGACGTCCACTTCAAGGGGCCGTTCTTTCTCACGCAGAAACTCCTCCCGGTGCTCGCTGATGGTGGTCGCATCGTGAACGTGTCGACGGGCCTGACTCGCTATGCGGTCTCCGGCGTCGCCGTGTACTCGGCCGTGAAGAGCGCCCTCGAGGTGTTGACGCGCGCCCTCGCGCTGGAGCTCGGACCGAGGCGCATCAACGTCAACGCCGTCGCGCCGGGCGGCATCGCGACCGACTTCGGAGGAGGCCTCATGCGCGATGAACAATTCCAGAAGGTGGTCGCTGGCGAGACGCCGCTGGGTCGAGTGGGTGAGCCCGAGGACGTGGCCGACGTCATTGCCTCGCTGCTGTCGAAGGACACTCGGTGGATTACCGGACAGCGCGTCGAGGTGACGGGCGGGTACCGGCTCTGA
- a CDS encoding winged helix-turn-helix transcriptional regulator: MPIVKALPLIPAERALKVIGGRWKVFALYYLFEGPKRLSELRRLIPTVSQKVLVQSLRELEEHGIVHREIFAEVPPRVVYTATKLGMSLHPIVKSLCDWGKRHADELDAAAAGCPPSLPVPQAPRKRTGRDGAG, translated from the coding sequence ATGCCCATCGTCAAGGCGCTGCCCCTCATCCCCGCCGAGCGCGCGCTGAAGGTCATTGGCGGCCGATGGAAGGTGTTCGCGCTCTACTACCTGTTCGAGGGACCGAAGCGCCTCTCCGAGCTCCGGCGCCTCATCCCCACGGTGAGTCAGAAGGTGCTCGTGCAGTCGCTGCGAGAGCTGGAAGAGCACGGCATCGTTCATCGCGAGATCTTCGCCGAGGTGCCTCCGCGCGTCGTCTACACGGCGACGAAGCTTGGCATGAGCCTCCATCCCATCGTGAAATCGCTCTGCGATTGGGGGAAGCGCCACGCGGACGAGCTCGACGCCGCCGCGGCTGGATGCCCCCCTTCGCTCCCCGTCCCTCAAGCGCCACGCAAAAGGACAGGGCGGGACGGGGCGGGATGA
- a CDS encoding M50 family metallopeptidase encodes MKTASGAQLDFGRLALLVLMLGVGWYFWYSPVFWPLKVLVVMMHESGHALATLLVGGSVDSIHLATNESGSCLSRLPPGFLAKVVVYSGGYLGSAVAGAGLLLATFRFQLRRWVLGAACVWLTVMGLVYAGDFFTLAFCLGTAVAMGLGAKYLPDGAVDAVNLFIAAFTALYAVFDLRDDLWNSAVRSRSDAALLADLTLVPAVVWAALWTLLAVSLLAVAVYWSMRAKPRGGLQMPPVSARARRV; translated from the coding sequence ATGAAGACCGCCAGCGGAGCGCAGCTTGATTTCGGCCGGTTGGCCCTCCTCGTGCTGATGCTGGGGGTGGGGTGGTACTTCTGGTACTCGCCCGTCTTCTGGCCGCTCAAGGTGCTGGTGGTGATGATGCATGAGAGCGGGCATGCGCTGGCCACGCTGCTGGTGGGAGGCTCGGTGGACAGCATCCACCTGGCGACCAACGAGTCGGGCTCCTGCCTGTCCCGCCTGCCGCCCGGCTTCCTGGCGAAGGTGGTCGTCTACTCTGGAGGCTACCTGGGCAGCGCGGTGGCGGGGGCGGGGCTGCTGCTGGCGACCTTCCGCTTCCAGCTCCGGCGCTGGGTGCTGGGCGCGGCGTGTGTGTGGCTGACGGTGATGGGGCTGGTGTACGCGGGGGATTTCTTCACGCTGGCGTTCTGCCTGGGCACGGCGGTGGCCATGGGGCTGGGTGCGAAGTACCTGCCCGACGGCGCGGTGGACGCGGTGAACCTGTTCATCGCGGCCTTCACGGCGCTCTACGCGGTGTTCGATTTGCGGGACGACCTGTGGAACAGCGCGGTGCGCTCGCGGAGTGATGCGGCGCTGCTGGCGGACCTGACCTTGGTGCCCGCGGTGGTGTGGGCCGCGCTGTGGACGCTGCTCGCCGTGAGCCTGCTGGCCGTGGCGGTGTACTGGTCCATGCGCGCGAAGCCGCGCGGTGGGTTGCAGATGCCGCCCGTGTCCGCTCGGGCGCGGCGGGTGTAG